The proteins below come from a single Malus domestica chromosome 03, GDT2T_hap1 genomic window:
- the LOC103427186 gene encoding LOB domain-containing protein 1-like, with protein sequence MECSTETMNTNYTTTSSTMSQSPPSSSPSSPPTLTPTPSPPVVVSPCAACKILRRRCADKCILAPYFPPSEPAKFTIAHRVFGASNIIKLLQELPESQRADAVSSMVYEASARIRDPVYGCAGAICHLQKQVNELQAQLAKAQAEVVNMQCQQANLVTLICMEMSQPNSEQGSPPQSLDHNFITNIPHGGNQTNLGFLDDSTTLGSLWDPLWT encoded by the exons ATGGAGTGCAGTACAGAAACAATGAACACAAATTACACAACCACTTCATCAACTATGTCTCaatctcctccttcttcttcaccatcttCTCCTCCAACTCTAACTCCGACTCCAAGTCCACCAGTTGTTGTAAGTCCTTGTGCTGCATGCAAGATCTTGAGGAGAAGATGTGCAGACAAATGTATTTTGGCTCCTTACTTTCCTCCATCTGAGCCAGCCAAGTTTACTATAGCTCATCGTGTCTTTGGGGCAAGCAATATCATCAAGTTATTGCAG GAACTTCCAGAATCTCAAAGAGCTGATGCAGTGAGCAGCATGGTTTATGAGGCAAGTGCAAGAATTAGAGACCCAGTTTATGGGTGTGCAGGAGCAATCTGCCACCTACAGAAGCAAGTGAATGAGCTGCAAGCACAACTAGCAAAGGCACAGGCTGAGGTTGTCAACATGCAATGCCAACAAGCCAACCTTGTGACTCTGATTTGCATGGAAATGTCACAACCTAATTCCGAGCAAGGATCTCCTCCACAATCACTTGATCACAACTTCATCACCAACATTCCTCACGGCGGCAACCAGACCAACTTAGGCTTCCTTGATGATTCCACCACTCTAGGCTCATTGTGGGATCCACTTTGGACATGA